In one window of Zingiber officinale cultivar Zhangliang chromosome 11A, Zo_v1.1, whole genome shotgun sequence DNA:
- the LOC122031571 gene encoding zinc finger A20 and AN1 domain-containing stress-associated protein 11-like — protein MAEKKRIGSVAQQVEEEAELHAAHKPGASALCANHCGFPGSPTTGDMCRSCFLASASTRPRSCSPGFGPPIRRSLTPGLEEKNSTAEAAAAAPVAPAMAKEVNRCLVCRRRVGLTGFRCRCGELFCGEHRYSDRHDCCFDYKAAARDAIALANPVVRAAKIARI, from the coding sequence ATGGCGGAGAAGAAGAGGATAGGGTCGGTGGCTCAGCAGGTGGAGGAGGAAGCGGAGCTCCACGCCGCCCACAAGCCCGGCGCCAGCGCCCTCTGCGCCAACCACTGCGGGTTCCCCGGCAGTCCCACCACCGGGGACATGTGTCGATCCTGCTTCCTCGCTTCCGCCTCCACCCGGCCTCGTTCCTGCTCACCCGGATTCGGCCCTCCGATACGGCGGTCCCTGACTCCTGGACTGGAGGAGAAAAACTCCACGgcagaggcggcggcggcggctccTGTGGCGCCGGCGATGGCGAAGGAGGTGAACAGGTGCTTGGTGTGTCGGAGGCGGGTGGGACTGACGGGGTTCCGGTGCCGGTGCGGGGAGCTGTTCTGCGGCGAGCACCGGTATTCCGACCGCCACGACTGCTGCTTCGACTACAAGGCCGCCGCCAGGGACGCGATCGCCCTGGCAAATCCCGTCGTCCGAGCCGCCAAGATCGCTAGGATCTGA
- the LOC122031980 gene encoding IRK-interacting protein-like yields the protein MDLPGGDGGCSSQAHGIRRQDIQAAMLKAAELRALHAALLQGGSGGSPTVAMLAAGGSHSVPHAATQLSVQEDYPVFTPSYEGDPLPGYDCPHPENRSLSQTWNAISMEGERKINEAVAYDTKSLNNEPQVSSIVELISKRTSSINRMLQVQIPEANSLKSLSGRTGSGECSTTAMQDTCKQETSLEMDADRKKLKNTKGMVASWKPEQSEKMHPKHRGLVLSWLFPKSRKTNKPENTSQLPKIFEMSPRTVKSEDTSQLLKEWGVLSLESLKKELMVANENKDAALAEVSAMRCSLGELQQKLVSLEAYCKELNKALKQASHAKSTLVQDKPNLSKRSTGSKRENMMPVSEEVMLEGFLQIVSEARLSVKQFCKTLIQQIKETDDDLSDKINLLLQPHHLMLNSKYLKGVIYHLEALVNQCLYQDFENCVFRKNGSPKLLDPQRECQENFSSFVALRNLSWNEVVQKGAKVYSEDFSKFCDQKMGCISTMLNWSRPWPEELLQCFFIAAKCIWLLHLLAFSFSPPLTILRVEEDRNFDPIYMEDIPLERHKAQGPARVKMMAMPGFYVQDRVLKCRVLCRHGSLP from the exons ATGGACCTGCCGGGTGGTGATGGTGGCTGCTCCTCCCAGGCCCATGGGATCCGCAGACAGGACATCCAGGCAGCGATGCTTAAGGCGGCAGAGCTGAGGGCTCTCCACGCAGCGCTGCTCCAAGGGGGCTCCGGCGGTAGCCCCACAGTCGCGATGCTGGCTGCGGGCGGTTCCCATTCAGTTCCCCATGCCGCCACCCAGCTGTCGGTACAGGAAGATTACCCTGTCTTTACGCCG AGTTATGAAGGGGATCCCCTTCCTGGATACGACTGTCCTCATCCAGAGAATAGAAGTTTATCACAAACATGGAATGCCATTAGTatggaaggagaaagaaaaattaaTGAAGCAGTTGCCTATGATACTAAAAGCCTGAACAATGAACCACAGGTTTCCTCTATAGTTGAGCTAATATCGAAGAGAACTTCAAGCATCAACCGCATGCTGCAAGTTCAAATTCCAGAAGCCAATAGTTTGAAGTCCTTGAGTGGAAGAACAGGTTCAGGTGAATGCAGTACTACCGCAATGCAGGACACATGCAAGCAGGAAACTTCATTGGAGATGGATGCAGATCGAAAAAAACTCAAAAACACAAAAGGAATGGTTGCATCATGGAAACCAGAACAATCTGAGAAAATGCACCCAAAACACAGAGGTCTGGTTCTTTCCTGGTTATTCccaaaatcaagaaaaacaaacaaaccaGAGAATACGTCCCAACTTCCTAAAATCTTTGAAATGTCACCCAGAACAGTGAAATCAGAGGATACGTCCCAACTGCTGAAAGAATGGGGAGTTCTTTCGCTAGAATCACTCAAGAAGGAGCTCATGGTGGCCAATGAAAATAAGGATGCTGCACTGGCAGAAGTTTCGGCAATGCGATGCTCATTGGGTGAACTGCAACAGAAGCTGGTCAGTTTAGAAGCATACTGCAAAGAGCTGAATAAGGCCTTGAAGCAGGCTTCGCATGCCAAGAGCACCCTGGTTCAGGACAAGCCCAACTTGTCAAAGAGATCCACTGGCAGCAAAAGAGAGAATATGATGCCCGTGAGTGAAGAGGTAATGCTGGAGGGCTTCTTGCAGATCGTATCGGAAGCAAGGCTTTCTGTCAAGCAGTTTTGCAAGACGCTCATCCAACAGATCAAAGAAACTGATGATGATTTGTCAGACAAAATAAATTTGCTTCTGCAACCACATCATCTGATGTTAAATAGCAAGTACTTAAAAGGAGTAATTTACCACTTGGAAGCGCTTGTAAATCAATGTCTATATCAGGATTTTGAGAACTGCGTGTTCCGTAAGAATGGATCGCCAAAGTTGCTTGATCCTCAACGAGAGTGTCAAGAGAACTTCTCATCTTTTGTTGCCCTTCGGAATTTGAGCTGGAACGAGGTCGTGCAAAAGGGGGCCAAGGTTTATAGTGAAGACTTCAGCAAGTTTTGTGATCAAAAGATGGGCTGCATTAGTACCATGCTGAATTGGTCAAGACCATGGCCTGAAGAGCTTCTCCAGTGCTTCTTCATTGCTGCCAAATGCATTTGGTTGCTCCATTTGCTTGCCTTTTCCTTCAGCCCACCTCTGACTATCTTGCGGGTTGAGGAAGATCGCAACTTTGATCCTATCTACATGGAGGATATTCCCTTAGAGAGGCACAAAGCACAGGGCCCTGCTCGGGTAAAGATGATGGCAATGCCAGGATTTTATGTTCAAGATAGGGTGCTAAAGTGCAGGGTTCTTTGCAGGCATGGCTCTTTACCATAA
- the LOC122031161 gene encoding probably inactive leucine-rich repeat receptor-like protein kinase At5g06940, whose translation MASSSAHLPLFLSLLLSFGIILCSSSESDLLLSFKASMEDPTLVLSDWSPNSSHHCNWTGITCSKTTFLVTSIDLHNFNLSGYISPSICRLPQLSALNLASNNFNQAIALQLSECSRLATLNLSSNLLWGTLPEQIGLLSSLVTLDFSRNRIEGQIPLSLGSLVRLQVLNLGSNLFSGTIHPPVLKNLSELVLLDLSHNPSLVSQLPQEIGGLAKLRWLLMQRSGLFGRIPKSLLDLHELEVLDLSQNNLTGIIPLGFGLGLLKLASVDFSQNMLSGSFPTDVCYGKALVELNLQENSFTGPISKIIEKCFSLERLQVQDNKFSEELPSGLWSLPQLKLLRAENNLFIGEMPDVVGVPSQLEQIQIDNNNFTGGISRGLGLIHTMYKFSASFNRFSGNLPGNIFDSPALSIINLSHNSLTGPIPEPRNCRKLVSLSLADNSLSGGIPPSLGHLPVLTYLDISNNRITGEIPPELQNLKLALFNVSFNKLSGSVPSPLVSGLPASFLQGNPDLCGSGLLKPCSVQPGGQHSRNTGFIWTVIVISIAVSLILISSGLLIVYRLSQSRPGSGKWKSVFFYPLKITEDELLMALVERNAIGEGAFGKVYAIQTPDGTHVAVKRLLNSSNLSFRTVKVEIKNLAKARHRNVTKLLGFCYSKGTILLISEYLPKGSLGDALRKPGFSMDWRFRLKVAVGSAQGLLYLHKDYGSQILHIDMKSNNILIGDDFEPKITDFGLPRVIGEAAYESSVASELGSFCYLPPEYGYIKKPTEQMDVYSFGVVLLELITGRPAEQPESRESVDVVKLVRRKVNVTNGALQVLDPKISSSEQHDMLEVLGLALRCTSVLPEKRPTIVEVVRSLQSLEPITQPPMLIVDGELP comes from the exons ATGGCATCCTCCTCAGCTCACCTCCCTCTCTTCTTGTCTCTGTTACTCTCCTTCGGTATCATCCTCTGCTCTTCCTCTGAATCAGACCTGCTTCTCAGTTTCAAAGCCTCCATGGAGGACCCTACCTTGGTTCTGTCCGACTGGTCCCCGAACTCCTCACATCACTGTAACTGGACTGGTATCACTTGCTCCAAGACTACATTTCTGGTTACGTCCATAGATCTTCACAACTTCAACCTCTCTGGCTACATCTCTCCTTCCATATGTCGACTCCCTCAGCTTTCAGCCCTTAACCTTGCCAGCAACAACTTCAATCAGGCCATTGCTCTCCAACTCTCTGAGTGCTCTAGGCTTGCCACTCTCAACCTAAGCAGCAATCTTCTCTGGGGAACACTTCCTGAACAAATAGGTCTACTGTCAAGTTTGGTTACTCTTGATTTCAGCAGGAACCGCATTGAAGGGCAGATACCACTCAGCTTGGGATCCTTAGTGAGGCTCCAAGTCCTCAACTTAGGAAGTAACTTATTCTCAGGTACCATTCATCCCCCTGTTTTGAAGAACTTGAGTGAGCTAGTCCTCCTTGATTTGTCTCACAATCCATCTTTAGTATCTCAACTGCCTCAAGAAATTGGGGGACTTGCTAAATTGAGATGGCTGTTGATGCAAAGATCTGGTCTTTTCGGTAGGATTCCTAAGTCCTTGCTTGATCTCCATGAACTTGAGGTTTTAGATCTTTCCCAGAATAACTTGACAGGGATCATCCCTTTGGGGTTTGGCTTAGGCCTTCTTAAGTTAGCTTCTGTTGACTTCTCACAGAACATGCTCTCTGGGTCCTTTCCGACTGATGTCTGCTATGGAAAAGCTCTTGTAGAATTAAATCTTCAAGAGAACTCTTTCACGGGTCCAATTTCTAAAATCATTGAGAAATGCTTCAGTCTGGAGAGGCTTCAAGTGCAGGATAATAAATTTTCTGAGGAGCTTCCATCTGGTTTATGGTCACTGCCCCAGTTAAAACTACTTAGAGCCGAGAACAACCTGTTCATTGGTGAGATGCCTGATGTGGTTGGTGTTCCGTCTCAACTGGAGCAAATTCAGATTGATAACAACAACTTCACAGGTGGAATTTCAAGAGGCCTTGGATTAATTCACACCATGTACAAATTCTCAGCATCATTTAATCGCTTCTCTGGTAATCTCCCTGGTAATATCTTTGATTCTCCTGCCTTGAGCATCATAAATCTGTCCCACAATTCTCTGACGGGACCAATTCCAGAGCCCAGAAACTGcagaaagttagtttctttatcCCTGGCAGACAATAGTTTGAGTGGAGGCATACCACCTTCTCTCGGCCACTTACCAGTCCTGACGTATCTTGACATTTCCAACAACAGGATTACTGGTGAAATCCCACCTGAGCTTCAAAATTTGAAGCTTGCACTATTCAACGTTTCTTTCAACAAACTTTCAGGAAGTGTTCCATCTCCTCTTGTTTCTGGTCTTCCAGCTTCCTTTCTACAGGGAAATCCTGACTTGTGCGGATCTGGATTGTTGAAGCCGTGCAGTGTACAACCAGGAGGACAACACTCCAGGAACACTGGATTTATATGGACAGTAATTGTGATATCTATCGCAGTTAGTCTCATCTTAATATCTTCAGGGCTACTTATTGTTTACAGGTTATCTCAAAGTCGGCCTGGTTCAGGTAAATGGAAATCAGTCTTCTTCTATCCTCTCAAGATTACAGAAGATGAATTGCTGATGGCTTTAGTTGAGAGAAATGCTATTGGTGAAGGAGCATTTGGTAAAGTGTATGCTATCCAGACACCTGATGGAACACACGTTGCCGTCAAGAGGTTACTCAACTCCAGCAATTTGTCTTTCAGAACCGTGAAGGTTGAGATTAAGAATTTGGCGAAGGCCAGACATCGAAATGTCACCAAATTGTTAGGCTTTTGTTACTCGAAGGGCACAATCCTTCTCATTTCTGAATATCTACCGAAAGGCAGCTTGGGAGATGCTCTCCGCAAACCAGGCTTCTCCATGGATTGGCGTTTTCGCCTCAAAGTTGCTGTTGGATCTGCACAAGGCTTACTGTACCTTCACAAGGATTATGGCTCGCAGATACTTCATATTGATATGAAATCTAACAACATTCTTATTGGTGATGATTTCGAACCAAAGATAACTGACTTTGGTCTTCCTCGTGTAATTGGGGAGGCAGCATATGAATCATCAGTAGCGTCTGAGCTGGGAAGCTTTTGCTATTTGCCTCCAG AATATGGATACATCAAGAAACCAACAGAACAAATGGATGTGTACAGCTTCGGAGTCGTCTTGCTGGAGCTCATCACCGGAAGGCCAGCGGAGCAACCGGAGTCCCGGGAGTCCGTCGACGTCGTCAAGCTAGTGAGAAGAAAGGTAAACGTGACGAACGGAGCTCTTCAAGTTCTAGATCCCAAGATCTCGAGCTCAGAGCAGCATGACATGCTGGAGGTGTTGGGTCTTGCTCTTCGATGCACCTCCGTTTTGCCGGAGAAGCGACCGACCATCGTCGAGGTTGTCCGGTCGTTGCAGTCACTCGAGCCGATCACCCAACCTCCGATGCTCATCGTCGACGGCGAGCTGCCTTGA